The window AGCAGCGTCGACGATCACGAAACAGAACATCAAGAGAGCGAGTCGGAAGTATCGATATTTGGCCTGCGCGATCTTCGCGAGCTGGTGCGCCTGCGCCCACGCATCGTCGATGCCATGGGCTGGGTCGGGACGCGGAGGACTGAAGCGCTTGGCTACCGACGGCCAGGCAAATCGGTTTTCGGATTCAGCTGTTCGTGGGAACAGGGCCATGCCGATGAAGATGACTGTGGCGCTGAAGAACAGGACAAGGAAACCGATCGTTACGACAGTCAAGTCGTGACCCAGGCCGGGGCCCAGCCGCAGGACGCGAGCAGCATCCCCCGACCGGGTCCCCAGCAATGAGGCACTGACGCCGACTACAGCTGCGAGGGCGGTGATCTTCGCGTCAGCGTTCTTCACCCACCCGCCAAATTCTTGGATGGCCAGCTTGGCCTCTTCCCACTGGGAAGCATTCGGCGTTTCGCTCTTACGCCGCATTCGGGTGATATCCCTCCGAGAGCCACTGGCGCGAGGACAGTCGCCATACGACGTACTGGGCGTGCCAATGCGCCGCCCAAGCGATGACGGTCGCGGAGGTGTCGGAGCTGGGATCCCAGTCCGACTCTTCTGCGACACACAGCAGCCCACTGACGTAAAGGTGCGGCGACGGCACGTAGCGCCTCCCTGCCCGCCGCTCGCGGCGCTTGCCGTCGATCGGTACCACTGCGGGAAGTCCATGATCCCGCCGATGGACGATGGCGACCGTGAATTTCCCGAACCCGGTGTCGATCTCCCCTGCGAATCGAGGAGGTTCGGCGGGGTCGGAGATGTCCACGAAACCGGGAAACGCCAAGGCAACGGCGGCGCGTTCCTTCTCCATGGCGCCTGGCTCTTCCCACCAGGAGGTTGTCGCGCCAGCGTCGATGTTATCTTCACCGCCGTGGAAGGTGTGCGGCTTGACCGGGGTCATGCTGGCCGGCACCACAACGGTGTTGTCGAGGAAGTGGATCTTGCCCTGAGGGTCAACATGGGGCCGAACGTTGTGGCCCTGATGGCGAAGAACGTCGAGAAGTGTCATGACCGCTCCCCCTGGCCGTAGACGAGTTCCAGCGGCTGATAGGCGACTTCAGCTGCTACGGATTCGGCGTACCTGAGCAGAGGACGCCACTGGTAGTCATAGAAGCTGTAGGACCGACGCTCGGCGTCGCGGCTGTACTCCTTGGGCGAGTTCTCGTGCTGCGTCAGCCATCTCTTCTCCGGGACGCTCGCGGAGAAGGCCTCGCCAACTACGAGTTCCCACGACTTCGCTTGCTTCTCGCACTTGGCGGCAAAATTTGATCCGAAGCCGATCACGTTCACCTCAGAGGTGCCCTGCGTACCTGAGCGGATGAAAGTGGCTGCTCCGAAGTCGGCGCCTGCAGACGCCTGCACAGTTGCGATGCCGCGTGCCTGCAGCGCCGGGTTCAGATCAGACTGGACGGAGTCGAGGGCTACCGCCACTGCAGTGGACGCAAGCGCAACGGACACACGAGAGTCAGCGCCGGGGGCACCAAATCCGGCGAACAGGCCATCGCCTCGAAGCCCGAGGACGTGGCCGCCATAACGCGTAACGACGTCAGTGAACCCGGACAGGACCGCGTGGGCGAGGCTGGTGACCTCTTCCTGGCCATCCCAGAAAGTTCGGCCGGTGAAGTTCCGCAGGTCGAGGAATACGGACGCGATGGGGAACGTGATCTGATCGCCGATTGCGAGGTCCGTCGCCGCCGGATGGCCGGTACGTATCTCGTCAAAACGAGAAGCGCCCTTTGCGAGCAGCACGTTGTGACCGCGATTGTAGTTCTCGAGCACGCGGTTCGTGAAGGCGGAACCATATCCGCCGGGACTGAGGTAGGTCAAGGTTCTCTCCTTATGGTTGGCAATGCGGAGAGAGATCTGGGGCTCGCCGCCCGTGCGTTTGCGCGCGGACGGCGAAGGGGTTAACCTCGAAACTCGATCCCATGCTTATGGATTAGTTCCGGCCTAGAGCTCTCGGGATGGGCGTCTCACGACGTTCCTTTTCGAACTACCGGAGCACCAACCCCGTGTCGACTGGTACTCGCACGGGGTTTTTGCTGTCGGTTGTTATTTCCGCGAACCACTATATAGCGGGGGTCCGACATCTCCACTCCCCCACATCTAGTGGGCGTGTCGTCCACAGATGGGGAGAACTTATGCACAGTTTCCACACCCCCCGATGCGGGGTAGAGGGCATCCCTCCGCACCTCGCTCGGCGGCCACCTCAACCGAACGGCCGCTCGATCGCGAGCCCCAGCACGGGCCAGCGGATGTTCAAGCATCACCGGTCGCGATGCCCATCCATGTCCCTCGAACCCATCGATCGGGGCGGGGACGAGTCGGCCTTGAGTCCCCGACGGCAGTCGGCGCAAGAGATGTGGGCAAAATGTGGGCAACTCCGCCGCCCACCAACCGAAAAACCCCTGAAATCACAGGGATTCCGGGGGTTTCGATCGGCGGAGACGGAGGGATTTGAACCCTCGGTCCCCTTACGGGGACTCCACCTTAGCAGGGTGGTGCACTAGGCCTGACTATGCGACGTCTCCAGAGCGACCGCGAGCGGACGCACGACGACCATCATAACGGACGCGGCGGTGCCGGTCCGACACGGGTCTCTCAGGTGCCGAGCGGGACGTTGTTGGCGGCGGTTCCGAGGATCTGGGCGAAGAGCAGCACGGACCAGATCAGCGCGACCGCGAAGCTGACCACGTACACCGCGATCGACACCCACAACGGCGCCATTCCGCGGCCGCCGGCGACGCCGCGGACGATGACGCTGCGGCCGATCGGGTAGACGATACCGAGGAACGACCAGGCCCAGTGGAACGGGCGCTCGACGCCGCGACCCACAAGCTCGCGATAGTCGAGCCAGGCGAACACGATCGTCGCCGCGGTCACGAGCCAGCCGATGCCGACGACCACGAAGTACATCGGGCCGCCGAGCAGCGCCATCGGGTCGGACAGCTGGATGCGCGAGCCGGTCTCATCCAGCCGGAACGCCGGCTGCGGGCGCAGCAGGAAGAGGAGCAGCGTGTTGACGAGCGGCAGGACGGCGACCAGCCAGATCCACACCGTGTATACCGGGGTCTCGGCGGGGAGCGGCCGGCGCCGCGCAGGCGCGTACGGCGGCGGCGCGTAGCCGGACGGCGCCGCGTAGCCGGACGGCGCCGCGGAGACGTGCTCGGTCCAGCGCACGCCGTCCCACCAGCGCAGGGCTCCCGGCCGCTGCGGGTCCGGGTACCAGCCGGGCGCGGGGGACGGCGCGTTCGTCACGGGGTCAGGACTCCCGACCGACGGCGGGCTCCCCGACGAACTGGTGCGACTCGGAGGCGAGCTCGGGCCAGTCCTCGGCGTCCGCGATGCGTACCCACGCACCCTTGGCCTCGCTGCGGCCCGCGGGGACCGGCGTCGCGACCTCGCGCTCGACCAGGTCGGCCGCGCGGTCCTCGGGCAGGTCGAGCGCCAGCTCGGTTCCGTCGAGGTAGGCGAACAGGCGGCCGTGCACGTGCAGGCCGGTCGCGGTGACCGAGACGTCGAGGTCCGGGTCCTCCAGCAGCTGGGCGGCCAGCAGTTCGAACGAGGCTACGGGGGTGTCGGTCATGCGGAGTCCTCTCGGCAGGCGGGATGGAGGCGCCGGGTAGGGCGCCATCCGGGCAGTCGCGCTGGCGCCGATCCTATCGCCGAAGCGCTCGCATCTCGGCGAGCGGACCGGGCCCGGCGCAGCGACGGGTCAGCCGACGGTGAGCAGCCAGCGGTTGCCGTCCGGGAGGGCGGCGTGCTCGAAGCGGTCGACCAGCAGCGTCACCAGGGCGAGACCGCGTCCCGACTCCCCCAGGTCCTCGGGGTCGGGCATGGCGGCGCCGTCGATGTCGACCGCGGCGGGCGGCGCGTCGTCGGTGACCACCGCCTCCAACCCGTCCTCGGTGCTGCGCACCGCGAGCTCGACGCGGACCGGCCGGTCGTCGCTGCTGTGCATCACCACGTTGGTGACCACTTCGACCACGGCCAGCTCGAAGCCGCCGCGCACCTGCTCCGGGAGGTCCGGACGGCGCTCGGCGAGCCGCTCGAACATCTCGTGCACCCGCCCGATCGTCTCCTCGTCGGCCGGGGCCCGGAAGGAGTCGCGGAACGGCTCAGTCACGGTAGGCGTCGTCGACGGAGGAGTGGATGCGCAGGATGCGGTCCAGGTTGGTGAGGCGGAGGACGCTCGACACCTGCTCCGAGGCGGATGCGAGGCGCAGGTCGCCGCCCGCGGTGCGCGCTGTCTTCAGGCCGCTGACCAGGGCGCCGAGCCCCGAGGAGTCGATGAACTCGACGCCGGACAGGTCCACCGCCACGCGCGCGTTTCCGCCGTTCACCGCATCCTGGACCTCGCGCTTCAGCTCCGGCGCGGTGACCATGTTGATGCGTCCCTCCGCGACCAGCACGGCCACACCGTCCGGGCGGACGCTCGACGTGATCTTCATGGCAGGGGGCTCTCCTTCTCGAGGGCGGGGGCCGCCGGACCCCGGTACAGGGCGGCGCGCGGGATGATGCTCAGCACGACGAGGTCGTAGACGACCCAGACCGTGTTGACGAGCGTACCGACGCCGTCCGCGGTCCCGGCGATGACCCGCAGCACTCCGACGATCGCGGCGACGACCAGGACGACCATCGCCGTCAGCTGCGGCCAGATCTCCCGCCACGGGATGGGCGCGCGTCCCTTGCGCTCCTTGGGCGTGACGACGAAGCCGAGCGGACGCTTGAACCACACGTTGGCGGCGGACGTCCAGCACGCCTTGATCCACAGCGGGAACAGGGCGAGCGCGTACTGCTGCCCCCGCCAGGTGCGGATGCCGTGAGCGCCGACCAGGAACATCAGCTGGCTCAGCACGAAGTAGGGGATGAACCGGGCGAAGAAGTCGACGCTCCACGCCGTCACCGGCATGACGCCCGCGAGCAGATAGATGGCCGGCGCGGCGAGGTAGACGATCGCCGCGAACCCCGCCAGGTAGCTCCACATCGTGGCGAAGTACATCAGCCGCTGGCCCGCGTCGAGGCCGCGCTTCAGGAGCGGGTTGTCCTTGAGCATCACCTGCAGGGTGCCCTGGGCCCAGCGCAGCCGCTGCTTCAGCATCGTGCCGAGGTCCTCCGGGGCGAGGCCCGTGGCGAGGAGCTCGTGGTGGTAGACGCTGCGCCACCCGTTCGCGTGCAGCTGCATGGCGGTCGCCATGTCCTCGGTCACGGAGATCGTCGCCATCGGCATGACGGGCTGGGCCTCGTCAGGACGGTCGACGGCGAGCGCCTCGGTGATGCTCTGCACGGACTCGATCGCCCCGAGCGGAGACCAGTCGCGCTCGGCGAGCCGCTCGAAGGCGGCCTCGTCGACGACGAACGCGGGCAGCTCGGAGTCGGCCTGCAGCGGAAGCTCGGCGATGGCGGCGAGGTCCTCCTCGACCGAGGTCAGGTGGCTGCGCACGGCCGCGCGGGAGACCGCATCCACCTCCTCCCGCAGCCGGAAGGTGACCTCGCCGACGCTGTCTCCGGCGCGCAGGCTCTCGGATGCGGCGCGCACATGGTCGCGCAGCAGCGCCACCAGGCCCGCCGCCTCGGGGTCGGTCCGCGCCGACCGCGCGGCCTTCGCCAGCATCCGGTCGGCCGCACGCAGGGAGGTGCGGACGGTGTTCTCCACGTCGCGGACGTAGCCGGAGATGCCCAGCTGCATCAGCGCATCCCGCCGCAGCACGGCGTTCGAGCCGCAGAAGAATGCCGCGTTCCAGCCGTCCTTGCCCTGCTGGATCGGCCCGTAGAACAGGGGCGCCTGGTTGCCGAGCACATCGGCCTCGTCGACGTTCGAGAAGAACTGCGGGGTCTGCACGAGCGCGACCTCGGGGTCGGCGAAGTAGCCGAGCGTGTGATCGAGGATCTCCGGCTTCGGGATCTGGTCGGCGTCGAGGATGAGCAGGAACTCGCCCTCGGTCTGGAACAGGGCGTTGTTGAGGTTGCCCGCCTTCGCGTGCCGCGGCTTGTCCGTCCAGTCGTCCGTGCGGGTGATGTAGCCGAGACCCTGCCGTTCGGCGGCCGCCCGCATCTCGGGGCGCGCGCCGTCGTCGAGAACCCAGGTGGTGTGCGGGTAGCGGATGCGCTGAGCGGCGGAGGCCGTCGTCATCACCAGGTCGACGGGTTCGTCGTAGGTCGTGATGAAGACGTCGGCGGTCCCGGCCGCCGGCGCCTCCGGTCCCGTGCGGATGCGGACGCGCCACATCGTTAGCGCGAAGAAGAAGGTGTCGACCAGGCTGTACGTCTCCGCGATCACCAGCGGCACGGCGATCCACCACGCCTCCCAGTTGACGGAGGCCAGCCAGCGCCAGACGACGTAGTTGAGGCCGGCGAGCACAGCCAAGAGGCCGATGACCCGCAGCAGCACCGGCCGCATCAGGCGCTCCTCCGCACCAGCACAGCCGTCATGTCGTCGATGGGGACGCCGTTCCGCGCGGCGCCCACGATGCGCGAGACCGCGCCCGCAGCCGTCGCGGAGCCGCGGACGATCGCCTCGAGGCGGGTCAGCGCGTGATCGCCGCCCAGCGCGTCCAGGATGCCGTCGCTGACGCACAGCAGCGCGTCCCGCGGGCCCAGCTGCGCGCGCTGCGGCGCGCGCGGTCCGAAGGACGGGATCCCGAGTGGGATCGCCCCGCTGTCCAGCCGGTCGAAGCCGCCGGAGTCGCGGACGATGAGCGCAAGACCGTGCCCGGCATCCACGTAGTCGACGGCGCCGTCGGGGTGCACGCGCGCGTGGAACAGCGTGACGAACGTCGACAGCTGGTCGAGGTCCTCCTCGACCACGCGCGAGGCCGTCTCGACGGAGGCCTCGA is drawn from Leifsonia shinshuensis and contains these coding sequences:
- a CDS encoding DUF2510 domain-containing protein, which produces MTNAPSPAPGWYPDPQRPGALRWWDGVRWTEHVSAAPSGYAAPSGYAPPPYAPARRRPLPAETPVYTVWIWLVAVLPLVNTLLLFLLRPQPAFRLDETGSRIQLSDPMALLGGPMYFVVVGIGWLVTAATIVFAWLDYRELVGRGVERPFHWAWSFLGIVYPIGRSVIVRGVAGGRGMAPLWVSIAVYVVSFAVALIWSVLLFAQILGTAANNVPLGT
- a CDS encoding ATP-binding protein, which codes for MTEPFRDSFRAPADEETIGRVHEMFERLAERRPDLPEQVRGGFELAVVEVVTNVVMHSSDDRPVRVELAVRSTEDGLEAVVTDDAPPAAVDIDGAAMPDPEDLGESGRGLALVTLLVDRFEHAALPDGNRWLLTVG
- a CDS encoding adenylate/guanylate cyclase domain-containing protein; this translates as MTYLSPGGYGSAFTNRVLENYNRGHNVLLAKGASRFDEIRTGHPAATDLAIGDQITFPIASVFLDLRNFTGRTFWDGQEEVTSLAHAVLSGFTDVVTRYGGHVLGLRGDGLFAGFGAPGADSRVSVALASTAVAVALDSVQSDLNPALQARGIATVQASAGADFGAATFIRSGTQGTSEVNVIGFGSNFAAKCEKQAKSWELVVGEAFSASVPEKRWLTQHENSPKEYSRDAERRSYSFYDYQWRPLLRYAESVAAEVAYQPLELVYGQGERS
- a CDS encoding STAS domain-containing protein, with amino-acid sequence MKITSSVRPDGVAVLVAEGRINMVTAPELKREVQDAVNGGNARVAVDLSGVEFIDSSGLGALVSGLKTARTAGGDLRLASASEQVSSVLRLTNLDRILRIHSSVDDAYRD
- a CDS encoding glycosyltransferase family 2 protein, translated to MRPVLLRVIGLLAVLAGLNYVVWRWLASVNWEAWWIAVPLVIAETYSLVDTFFFALTMWRVRIRTGPEAPAAGTADVFITTYDEPVDLVMTTASAAQRIRYPHTTWVLDDGARPEMRAAAERQGLGYITRTDDWTDKPRHAKAGNLNNALFQTEGEFLLILDADQIPKPEILDHTLGYFADPEVALVQTPQFFSNVDEADVLGNQAPLFYGPIQQGKDGWNAAFFCGSNAVLRRDALMQLGISGYVRDVENTVRTSLRAADRMLAKAARSARTDPEAAGLVALLRDHVRAASESLRAGDSVGEVTFRLREEVDAVSRAAVRSHLTSVEEDLAAIAELPLQADSELPAFVVDEAAFERLAERDWSPLGAIESVQSITEALAVDRPDEAQPVMPMATISVTEDMATAMQLHANGWRSVYHHELLATGLAPEDLGTMLKQRLRWAQGTLQVMLKDNPLLKRGLDAGQRLMYFATMWSYLAGFAAIVYLAAPAIYLLAGVMPVTAWSVDFFARFIPYFVLSQLMFLVGAHGIRTWRGQQYALALFPLWIKACWTSAANVWFKRPLGFVVTPKERKGRAPIPWREIWPQLTAMVVLVVAAIVGVLRVIAGTADGVGTLVNTVWVVYDLVVLSIIPRAALYRGPAAPALEKESPLP